A genome region from Arthrobacter sp. V1I9 includes the following:
- the gndA gene encoding NADP-dependent phosphogluconate dehydrogenase, with product MSAHIGVTGLAVMGANLARNLARNGFTVALHNRSVEKTDALLEKHGTDGDFVRTETLQELVDSLEKPRRVLIMVKAGKPVDSVIEQLEPLLEAGDIIIDAGNSHYEDTRRREAALAKKDLHFVGVGVSGGEEGALNGPSIMPGGSKESYEALGPLLEKISAKVDGEPCCAWVGTDGAGHFVKMVHNGIEYADMQVIGEAFDLLRSGAGIEPAEQSNIFSEWNKGELSSFLIEISAEVLGHVDAKTGKPFVDVVVDAAGQKGTGRWTVISALELGSPVSGIAESVFARALSSQAGQRKLGQELLAGNEASVEIPETFVEDVRQALYASKLVSYAQGLDMLTSAAKEYGWDLKLDEIASLWRAGCIIRAELLKDITKAYAADEKPANLLFAPAFTKAIAEAVPAWRRVVATAVQLGIPVPVFSSSLAYYDGLRRKRVAAALIQGQRDLFGAHTYGRVDAEGTFHTLWGEDKSEIEAVDTH from the coding sequence ATGTCTGCACACATCGGTGTCACCGGCCTCGCGGTCATGGGTGCCAACCTGGCCCGCAACCTCGCGCGGAACGGCTTCACGGTCGCACTGCACAACAGGTCCGTGGAGAAGACCGACGCCCTGCTCGAAAAGCACGGCACGGACGGTGATTTTGTCCGGACCGAAACCCTCCAGGAACTGGTGGACTCCCTGGAAAAGCCCCGCCGCGTCCTCATCATGGTGAAGGCCGGCAAGCCAGTTGACTCTGTCATTGAGCAACTGGAACCGCTGCTGGAAGCCGGCGACATCATCATCGACGCCGGCAACTCCCACTACGAGGACACCCGCCGCCGCGAAGCCGCACTGGCCAAGAAGGACCTGCACTTCGTGGGCGTCGGCGTCTCCGGCGGGGAAGAGGGCGCCCTGAACGGCCCCTCCATCATGCCCGGCGGTTCCAAGGAGTCCTACGAGGCCCTCGGCCCGCTGCTGGAAAAGATCTCCGCAAAGGTGGACGGCGAACCGTGCTGCGCCTGGGTGGGAACTGACGGCGCCGGCCACTTCGTCAAGATGGTCCACAACGGCATTGAATACGCCGACATGCAGGTTATCGGCGAGGCGTTCGACCTGCTGCGCTCCGGTGCAGGCATCGAGCCGGCAGAGCAGTCCAACATCTTTTCCGAGTGGAACAAGGGCGAGCTCTCCTCCTTCCTGATCGAAATCTCCGCAGAGGTCCTCGGCCACGTGGACGCCAAGACCGGCAAGCCGTTCGTGGACGTCGTGGTGGACGCCGCCGGCCAGAAGGGCACTGGCCGCTGGACGGTCATCTCCGCACTGGAACTGGGCTCCCCGGTCTCCGGCATCGCAGAATCCGTGTTCGCACGGGCTCTCTCCTCGCAGGCGGGCCAGCGCAAGCTCGGCCAGGAGCTCCTGGCCGGCAACGAGGCTTCGGTGGAAATCCCGGAGACCTTCGTTGAGGACGTCCGGCAGGCACTCTACGCCTCCAAGCTGGTCTCCTACGCCCAGGGCCTGGACATGCTCACGTCCGCAGCCAAGGAATACGGCTGGGACCTGAAGCTGGACGAGATCGCGTCCCTGTGGCGCGCCGGCTGCATCATCCGGGCCGAGCTGCTCAAGGACATCACCAAGGCCTACGCCGCAGATGAGAAGCCCGCCAACCTGCTGTTCGCCCCGGCCTTCACCAAGGCCATCGCGGAGGCCGTTCCCGCCTGGCGCCGCGTGGTTGCTACGGCTGTCCAGCTGGGCATCCCGGTGCCCGTGTTCTCCTCCTCGCTGGCCTACTACGATGGTCTGCGCCGCAAGCGCGTCGCTGCCGCCCTGATCCAGGGCCAGCGCGACCTCTTCGGCGCCCACACCTACGGCCGCGTCGACGCCGAGGGCACCTTCCACACCCTCTGGGGAGAGGACAAGTCCGAGATCGAGGCAGTGGACACCCACTAG
- a CDS encoding glyceraldehyde-3-phosphate dehydrogenase has product MSQTSDSCLDTWMGREALAEAMIPVIGRLYRENNVVTSIHGRSLINKSTMNILKAHRFARRMSKDELLLEETAPLLNTLAGLELGAAAIDIARLNQKFKEEGGDATLEEFLRAELADVVGKHGGDDRTSTDVVLYGFGRIGRLLARLLIEKAGGGHGLRLRAIVVRRGSDNDLSKRASLLRRDSVHGSFEGTIRVDEAANTITANGVQVQVIYSDNPATIDYTAYGINNALVVDNTGRWRDAEGLSQHLQSKGVARVLLTAPGKGELKNIVHGINHRTIEDTDQIVSAASCTTNAITPVLKAINDKFGVVHGHVETVHSFTNDQNLIDNFHKGDRRGRSAALNMVITETGAAKAVAKALPELLGKLTGSSIRVPTPDVSLAILNLSLENGTTKDEVNEYLREMSLHSDLRKQIDYIDSPEVVSTDFVGSRRAGIVDGLATISNEKNLVLYVWYDNEFGYSCQVVRVMEEMAGVNPPSFPAKETASALAAISV; this is encoded by the coding sequence GTGAGCCAGACGTCAGATTCTTGTCTTGATACGTGGATGGGCCGGGAGGCCCTTGCCGAGGCCATGATTCCGGTGATCGGCCGGCTGTACCGCGAAAACAACGTGGTGACCAGCATCCATGGCCGGAGCCTGATCAATAAGTCCACCATGAACATCCTCAAGGCGCACCGTTTTGCGCGCAGGATGAGCAAGGACGAACTGCTGCTGGAGGAAACCGCTCCGCTCCTGAACACCCTGGCGGGGCTGGAGCTCGGCGCGGCAGCGATCGACATCGCCCGGCTGAACCAGAAGTTCAAGGAAGAGGGCGGCGACGCCACCCTGGAGGAATTCCTCCGCGCCGAACTGGCAGACGTGGTGGGCAAGCACGGCGGCGACGACCGGACCAGCACCGACGTCGTGCTGTACGGCTTTGGCCGCATCGGCCGGCTCCTGGCCCGCCTCCTGATTGAAAAGGCCGGCGGCGGCCACGGCCTGCGGCTGCGTGCCATCGTGGTGCGCCGGGGCTCGGACAATGATCTGTCCAAGCGCGCAAGCCTGTTGCGCCGTGACTCCGTGCACGGTTCGTTCGAAGGCACCATCCGCGTCGATGAGGCTGCCAACACCATCACCGCCAACGGTGTCCAGGTGCAGGTCATCTACTCGGACAACCCCGCCACCATCGATTACACCGCCTATGGCATCAACAACGCCCTGGTGGTGGACAACACCGGCCGCTGGCGCGACGCGGAAGGCCTGTCCCAGCACCTGCAGAGCAAGGGCGTGGCACGGGTGCTCCTGACCGCGCCGGGCAAAGGCGAACTGAAGAACATCGTCCACGGCATCAACCACCGCACCATTGAGGACACCGACCAGATCGTGTCCGCGGCCTCCTGCACCACCAACGCCATCACCCCGGTCCTGAAGGCCATCAACGATAAGTTCGGCGTAGTCCACGGCCACGTCGAGACGGTCCACTCCTTCACGAACGACCAGAACCTGATTGACAACTTCCACAAGGGCGACCGTCGCGGCCGTTCGGCAGCGCTCAACATGGTGATCACCGAGACCGGTGCCGCCAAGGCCGTGGCAAAGGCCCTGCCGGAACTGCTGGGCAAGCTCACCGGCAGCTCAATCCGCGTCCCCACCCCGGACGTTTCGCTGGCCATCCTGAACCTGAGCCTGGAAAACGGGACCACCAAGGACGAGGTCAACGAGTACCTGCGGGAAATGTCGCTGCACTCGGACCTGCGCAAGCAGATCGACTACATTGACTCACCCGAGGTGGTCTCCACGGACTTCGTCGGCTCCCGCCGTGCGGGAATCGTTGACGGCCTCGCAACGATTTCCAACGAGAAGAACCTGGTGCTTTACGTCTGGTACGACAACGAGTTCGGTTACAGCTGCCAGGTGGTCCGCGTTATGGAGGAAATGGCCGGCGTGAACCCGCCGTCCTTCCCCGCCAAGGAAACGGCTTCCGCCCTGGCCGCAATTTCGGTCTGA
- a CDS encoding TspO/MBR family protein — MAALVGFLALSYAVCMLASVPIILNSNGWFATSAQAPWMPEGWMFRSVWIALYGCNGAAAWLVWRKGVLAGRARRTYGLQLLLNLAWPFTFFALYPLLGTAALWIAFAVICTLATVLMLLILEFGPVHTGAGLLVLPYFSWVVFSASLNLYSAIHN; from the coding sequence GTGGCTGCCCTTGTTGGTTTCCTTGCCCTTTCATATGCCGTGTGCATGCTTGCCTCCGTCCCGATCATCCTCAATTCCAACGGCTGGTTTGCCACGTCCGCCCAAGCTCCGTGGATGCCCGAAGGATGGATGTTCCGGAGTGTGTGGATCGCGCTTTACGGCTGCAACGGCGCGGCTGCTTGGCTGGTCTGGCGCAAGGGCGTGCTGGCTGGCCGGGCCCGAAGGACCTACGGTTTGCAGCTGCTGCTCAACCTGGCATGGCCGTTTACGTTTTTTGCGCTGTACCCCCTTCTGGGCACCGCTGCGCTGTGGATTGCCTTCGCCGTCATCTGTACCCTGGCAACCGTTTTGATGCTGCTCATCCTGGAGTTCGGGCCGGTTCACACAGGGGCCGGGCTGCTGGTGCTGCCCTACTTCTCGTGGGTGGTTTTCTCCGCGAGCCTCAACCTCTATTCCGCCATCCACAACTGA
- the cysK gene encoding cysteine synthase A — protein MARIYDDVTQLVGGTPLVKLNRLSEGLDATVAVKLEFYNPANSVKDRIGVAIVDAAEKSGALKPGGTIVEGTSGNTGIALAMVGAARGYKVILTMPETMSTERRVMLRAFGAEIVLTPGSEGMRGAVEKAQEIVANTENSIWAQQFANEANPEVHRNTTAEEIWADTDGAVDIFVAGVGTGGTVTGVGQVLKERKPGVQIVAVEPKDSAILNGGAPGPHKIQGIGANFVPEILDTNVYDEVLDATLEDSVRVARELGVKEGILGGISSGAIVWGALELAKRPENAGKLIVAVVCDFGERYISTVLYDDIRG, from the coding sequence ATGGCACGGATCTATGACGATGTAACCCAGTTGGTCGGCGGCACGCCGCTGGTGAAGCTCAACCGGCTCAGCGAGGGGCTGGATGCCACCGTCGCCGTCAAGCTTGAGTTCTACAACCCGGCCAACAGCGTCAAGGACCGCATCGGCGTGGCCATCGTGGACGCAGCGGAGAAGTCCGGCGCCCTGAAGCCCGGCGGAACCATCGTTGAAGGCACCTCCGGCAACACCGGCATCGCCCTGGCCATGGTGGGCGCTGCCCGCGGCTACAAGGTCATCCTGACCATGCCCGAGACCATGTCCACCGAGCGCCGGGTCATGCTGCGCGCTTTCGGCGCGGAGATCGTCCTCACGCCCGGCTCGGAGGGCATGCGCGGCGCCGTCGAAAAGGCCCAGGAAATTGTGGCCAACACCGAGAACTCCATCTGGGCCCAGCAGTTCGCCAACGAGGCCAACCCGGAGGTCCACCGCAACACCACGGCCGAGGAAATCTGGGCTGACACCGACGGCGCCGTAGACATCTTTGTCGCCGGCGTCGGCACCGGCGGTACCGTCACCGGCGTCGGACAGGTTTTGAAGGAACGTAAGCCCGGAGTCCAGATCGTGGCCGTGGAGCCCAAGGACTCCGCGATCCTCAACGGCGGCGCACCCGGCCCGCACAAGATCCAGGGCATCGGCGCGAACTTCGTCCCCGAAATCCTGGATACCAACGTCTACGACGAAGTCCTTGACGCCACCCTTGAAGACTCCGTCCGCGTTGCCCGCGAGCTCGGTGTCAAGGAAGGCATCCTGGGCGGCATCTCCTCCGGCGCCATCGTCTGGGGCGCCCTGGAGCTGGCAAAGCGCCCGGAGAACGCAGGCAAGCTGATCGTTGCCGTGGTCTGCGACTTCGGCGAGCGTTACATCTCGACGGTTCTCTATGACGATATCCGCGGCTGA
- the def gene encoding peptide deformylase, which translates to MTVLPITIWGEPVLHRRATEVEVFDDELRTLIADMFETNDAANGVGLAAPQVGVGKRIFVYKYANDDGAPPTGVLVNPVLTLSKISGAVPDPDEEEEGCLSFPSGQYPLKRAEWARVEGFDGFGQPVKFEATGWFARVLQHEYDHLDGKLYVNRLMDRYARKAMKQAKKNGWGVPGLTWMPGVDPDPFGH; encoded by the coding sequence ATGACTGTTCTGCCAATCACCATTTGGGGAGAGCCCGTCCTGCACCGCAGGGCAACCGAGGTGGAAGTGTTCGACGACGAATTGCGGACCCTTATCGCCGACATGTTCGAAACGAACGACGCAGCCAACGGCGTGGGCCTCGCGGCCCCGCAAGTGGGGGTTGGCAAGCGGATTTTTGTCTACAAGTACGCCAATGACGACGGCGCTCCCCCCACTGGCGTGCTGGTTAACCCGGTCCTCACCCTGTCGAAAATTTCCGGGGCTGTCCCCGACCCTGACGAGGAAGAGGAAGGCTGCCTGTCCTTCCCCAGCGGGCAGTACCCGCTGAAGCGCGCCGAATGGGCCCGGGTGGAGGGCTTTGACGGCTTCGGGCAGCCGGTGAAGTTCGAGGCGACGGGATGGTTCGCCCGCGTACTCCAGCATGAGTACGACCACCTTGACGGCAAGCTCTATGTCAACCGGCTGATGGACCGCTACGCGCGCAAGGCCATGAAGCAGGCTAAGAAAAACGGCTGGGGCGTTCCGGGGCTGACGTGGATGCCGGGTGTGGACCCGGATCCCTTCGGCCACTAA
- the epsC gene encoding serine O-acetyltransferase EpsC has product MGFIARLKEDLDAARSHDPAARGSFENFFAYSGLHAIWVHRLTHRMWQNPALRFPARLLSQLGRSWTGIEIHPGATIGRRFFIDHGMGVVIGETAEIGEDVMIYHGVTLGGRSLARIKRHPTIGDRVTIGAGAKILGPITIGRDSAVGANAVVVKDAPPESIVTGVPAKWRHRDAQRETKPAVDPAEYDIEYRI; this is encoded by the coding sequence GTGGGCTTTATTGCAAGACTGAAGGAAGACCTCGACGCCGCCCGGTCCCACGACCCGGCGGCTCGAGGTTCTTTTGAGAACTTTTTCGCGTACTCCGGGCTGCATGCCATCTGGGTTCACCGCCTGACGCACCGCATGTGGCAAAACCCTGCCCTGCGGTTCCCTGCGCGGCTGCTTTCCCAGCTGGGCCGGTCCTGGACAGGCATCGAAATCCATCCGGGCGCCACCATCGGCCGCAGGTTTTTCATTGACCACGGCATGGGTGTGGTCATCGGTGAGACCGCCGAGATCGGGGAGGATGTGATGATCTATCACGGGGTCACGCTCGGCGGCCGCTCCCTTGCCAGAATCAAACGGCACCCCACCATCGGCGACCGCGTGACCATCGGCGCGGGTGCCAAAATCCTGGGGCCGATTACCATCGGCCGCGACAGTGCCGTGGGCGCCAACGCTGTGGTGGTTAAGGACGCCCCGCCGGAATCGATTGTTACCGGTGTTCCCGCCAAATGGCGCCACCGGGACGCACAGCGGGAAACCAAGCCCGCAGTGGACCCGGCTGAATACGACATCGAATACCGGATCTGA
- the msrA gene encoding peptide-methionine (S)-S-oxide reductase MsrA codes for MKTFVLGGGCFWCLDAVYQKTKGVTAVVSGYTGGHDPHPDYYSVCNGTTGHAEVVAVTFDEDVIPAEVILDMFFALHDPTTLNRQGYDVGTQYRSSMFYETTEEKILFEEAIDRNQALWANPIVTEVSRLPRFYVAEEFHQNYYAKHPEQGYCQVIINPKLAKARKYYSAWLNA; via the coding sequence ATGAAAACTTTTGTTTTAGGCGGAGGCTGCTTCTGGTGCCTTGACGCTGTCTACCAGAAAACCAAGGGCGTCACCGCAGTGGTGTCCGGCTACACCGGGGGCCACGATCCCCACCCGGACTACTACTCGGTCTGCAACGGCACCACCGGCCATGCCGAGGTGGTGGCGGTCACGTTCGACGAGGACGTGATCCCCGCGGAGGTCATCCTGGACATGTTCTTCGCCCTGCACGATCCCACAACGCTCAACCGGCAGGGGTACGACGTCGGCACGCAGTACCGCTCGTCCATGTTCTATGAGACGACCGAAGAGAAGATCCTGTTTGAGGAAGCCATCGACCGGAACCAGGCTCTGTGGGCGAATCCCATCGTTACCGAGGTCAGCCGGCTCCCCCGGTTCTACGTGGCGGAGGAATTCCACCAGAACTACTACGCCAAGCACCCCGAGCAGGGGTACTGCCAGGTGATAATCAACCCCAAGCTCGCCAAGGCCAGGAAATATTACTCTGCGTGGCTTAACGCTTAG
- a CDS encoding YaaA family protein — MLILLPPSEGKTPAVRGSAVDWPSLSFPQLNSYRAKVLDALGTVSAHEDALALLGVGASLKDDVDRNTRLHAEPAAPAHRIYSGVLYDALGYKTLTAAQRRKADGSVLVISALWGAIRFGDSVPAYRLSMGTALPDVGRLASFWKPQLSEALAEFVSGQLLVDCRSSTYAAAWAPPAEQTVNVNVFTEVNGVRKVVSHFAKHTRGELARHLMSRRGKAPETPSQLLKASREKWEAELVEGSARKPHALNIILPG; from the coding sequence GTGCTGATTCTGCTTCCCCCTTCTGAAGGCAAGACGCCCGCGGTCCGTGGATCTGCCGTCGACTGGCCTTCCCTGAGTTTCCCGCAGCTGAACTCCTACCGGGCAAAGGTGCTGGACGCGCTGGGTACAGTGAGCGCCCACGAGGACGCCCTCGCGTTGCTGGGGGTCGGGGCATCGCTGAAGGACGACGTCGACCGGAACACCCGGCTCCATGCTGAACCTGCGGCTCCGGCGCACCGGATTTATTCAGGGGTGCTTTACGACGCTCTGGGCTACAAAACGCTTACCGCCGCACAGCGACGCAAGGCGGACGGGTCGGTACTCGTCATTTCCGCACTCTGGGGCGCCATCCGTTTCGGCGACAGCGTGCCGGCCTACCGGTTGTCCATGGGAACTGCACTGCCCGACGTCGGCCGCCTCGCCTCATTCTGGAAACCGCAGCTCTCCGAGGCGCTGGCGGAGTTCGTATCCGGGCAGCTGCTGGTGGACTGCCGGTCGAGCACCTATGCGGCAGCGTGGGCTCCCCCGGCTGAGCAAACCGTCAACGTCAATGTTTTTACGGAGGTCAACGGAGTCCGAAAGGTGGTCAGCCATTTCGCCAAGCACACCCGCGGTGAACTGGCGCGTCACCTCATGTCCCGGCGGGGCAAGGCTCCGGAGACGCCGTCGCAGCTCCTCAAGGCCAGCCGTGAAAAGTGGGAGGCCGAGCTAGTGGAGGGTTCAGCGCGGAAACCGCACGCGCTGAACATCATCCTGCCGGGCTAA
- a CDS encoding HNH endonuclease family protein, whose protein sequence is MTVSWSAYRRARRRSRQAWGILAVAAVSALGALFWFFTAGQFAVAEPTASGPTEAPVFDPAWMKPVVPVHPVPSGTALSALDGIAVKGRAAKDNYDREAFGQAWQDVDRNGCDTRNDILRRDLTGVVFIEGSKCRVAAGSFHEPYLGQFMDFRRGSEGSRAVQIDHVVPLADAWQKGAQALTAVQRQRLANDPLNLIAADGPVNGQKGAGDAATWLPKNKSIRCHYVARQISVKAAYGLWVTEAEKDAMKRVLGSCPDQWTISAN, encoded by the coding sequence ATGACCGTGAGCTGGTCCGCGTACCGGCGCGCCCGCCGTCGTTCACGGCAGGCGTGGGGGATCCTGGCGGTTGCTGCCGTTTCCGCACTGGGTGCGCTGTTTTGGTTTTTTACCGCCGGCCAGTTTGCGGTAGCAGAGCCCACCGCCTCCGGGCCTACGGAAGCTCCCGTTTTCGATCCCGCGTGGATGAAGCCCGTTGTGCCGGTGCATCCGGTGCCTTCAGGCACTGCCCTCTCCGCGCTGGACGGAATTGCCGTGAAGGGACGGGCTGCCAAGGATAACTACGACCGTGAGGCTTTCGGACAGGCTTGGCAGGACGTCGACCGCAACGGCTGCGATACCCGCAACGACATCCTGCGGCGTGACCTCACCGGCGTGGTTTTTATCGAGGGCTCCAAGTGCCGGGTGGCTGCGGGTTCCTTCCATGAGCCCTACCTCGGACAGTTCATGGACTTCCGCAGGGGCTCCGAGGGCAGCCGGGCGGTCCAGATAGACCACGTGGTTCCCTTGGCGGACGCGTGGCAGAAAGGTGCCCAGGCACTCACAGCGGTCCAGCGTCAGCGCCTTGCCAACGATCCGCTGAACCTCATTGCTGCGGATGGGCCGGTCAATGGCCAGAAAGGCGCGGGCGATGCCGCTACCTGGCTCCCCAAAAACAAGTCAATCCGCTGCCACTACGTGGCCCGCCAAATCTCCGTCAAGGCCGCCTATGGACTATGGGTCACCGAGGCGGAGAAGGACGCCATGAAACGCGTACTTGGGTCCTGCCCGGACCAGTGGACCATCTCAGCCAACTGA
- a CDS encoding Nif3-like dinuclear metal center hexameric protein produces MEPVDTDVTGQENHDGDAPSEEETADGRPQAPTLGELLLAVEELWPESLAENWDEVGLVAGHPTAPVTRVMFAVDPTLEVIEEAVEWGAELLITHHPLLLKGVTTVAATTPKGRAVHRLIESGTALLTVHTNGDSAVGGVSDVLADALGLQDVAPLTVAANGLPEEGIGRVGDLADAMTLGDFAARVFGILPSVAGGVRVSGDKDGLVRRIAVCGGAGETLFNEVRASNADVYVTADLRHHPASEAREASLNGRPYLVDVSHFASEWLWLPAAAAALGNVLSDQGHDVEIRVSTTNSDPWDFILTPG; encoded by the coding sequence ATGGAACCTGTGGACACTGACGTTACCGGCCAGGAGAATCACGACGGCGATGCCCCCTCCGAGGAGGAGACGGCGGACGGCCGGCCCCAGGCTCCGACCCTGGGTGAGCTGCTCCTGGCTGTGGAGGAACTGTGGCCTGAGTCCCTGGCCGAGAACTGGGACGAGGTCGGACTGGTGGCAGGGCACCCCACCGCTCCGGTGACCCGTGTGATGTTTGCCGTGGACCCCACCCTCGAGGTCATCGAGGAGGCGGTGGAGTGGGGGGCGGAGCTCCTCATCACCCATCATCCGCTGCTCCTGAAGGGTGTCACCACGGTCGCGGCCACCACCCCCAAAGGCAGGGCCGTCCATCGGCTGATTGAGTCGGGCACCGCCCTCTTGACCGTTCATACCAACGGTGATTCCGCCGTCGGGGGTGTATCCGACGTACTCGCCGACGCCTTGGGCCTGCAGGACGTCGCCCCGCTCACGGTGGCCGCCAACGGGCTCCCTGAGGAGGGGATTGGGCGCGTAGGTGACCTGGCAGATGCCATGACCCTGGGGGATTTCGCAGCGCGGGTCTTCGGCATCCTGCCCTCCGTGGCGGGGGGAGTGCGGGTCTCCGGGGACAAGGACGGGCTGGTGCGCAGGATTGCCGTCTGCGGCGGCGCCGGGGAGACGCTGTTCAACGAGGTGCGGGCCAGCAACGCGGACGTCTACGTCACTGCCGACCTGCGCCACCACCCGGCATCCGAGGCGCGGGAAGCGTCCCTGAACGGCCGGCCCTACCTGGTGGACGTATCGCACTTCGCCAGCGAATGGCTGTGGCTGCCGGCAGCTGCCGCAGCACTGGGCAACGTCCTGTCCGACCAAGGCCACGACGTCGAAATCCGGGTCAGCACCACCAACAGCGACCCCTGGGATTTTATCCTGACTCCGGGCTAA
- the orn gene encoding oligoribonuclease: MPISNERIVWIDCEMTGLDIKNDALIEVAALVTDSELNILGDGVDVVIKPDDAALAQMNDFVRDMHTKSGLLKELPHGITMAEAEAAVMEYIEKWVPDPRKAPLGGNSVGTDRMFLSRDMPSVVEHLHYRVIDVSTIKELSRRWFARAYFQSPAKKGGHRALGDIKDSIDELRYYREAVFVPTPGPDSATAQQIARRIAAAGDVQQPKE; this comes from the coding sequence GTGCCTATATCTAACGAACGCATCGTCTGGATCGACTGTGAAATGACCGGTCTGGACATCAAGAATGACGCCTTGATCGAGGTGGCAGCCCTGGTGACGGACTCCGAACTGAACATCCTCGGAGACGGGGTGGACGTAGTGATAAAACCCGACGATGCCGCCCTGGCCCAAATGAACGACTTCGTCCGGGACATGCACACCAAGTCGGGGCTACTCAAGGAACTCCCTCACGGCATCACGATGGCCGAAGCAGAGGCAGCAGTCATGGAGTACATCGAGAAATGGGTGCCGGACCCCCGCAAGGCACCCCTGGGAGGCAACTCGGTGGGCACCGACCGTATGTTCCTTTCGCGCGACATGCCGTCCGTGGTGGAGCACCTGCATTACCGCGTGATTGACGTGAGCACCATCAAGGAGCTCTCCCGCCGCTGGTTCGCCAGGGCCTACTTCCAGTCGCCCGCCAAGAAGGGTGGCCACCGGGCCCTGGGAGACATCAAGGATTCCATCGATGAGCTCCGCTACTACCGCGAAGCCGTGTTTGTTCCGACGCCGGGCCCGGACAGCGCCACAGCCCAGCAAATCGCAAGGCGCATCGCCGCGGCCGGCGATGTGCAGCAGCCAAAAGAGTAA
- a CDS encoding zinc ribbon domain-containing protein — protein MAKAAPAEQLKLLDLQGLDARLRSLANRRRSLENDPRIKDLEAALSVANGELGSAKVAVHDAEAELKRAEADVEQVASRIERDEAKLNSGTGLSKDLVALQKDIASLNKRRSDLEDVELEVLERLDSLRATQAKQQAIVDDIQGSFGSIRAELDAALAEVEAEAGGLRTQRAEFAAALDAGMLAVYEKTLAKRGVGAARLFHGTSEASGMKLSPGDLAEIKAAPADDIVFCPDSGAILVRSEEWA, from the coding sequence GTGGCGAAGGCAGCACCGGCGGAACAGTTGAAGTTGCTTGACCTGCAGGGGCTTGACGCCCGGCTGAGGTCCCTCGCCAACCGCCGCCGCTCGCTGGAGAACGATCCCCGGATCAAGGACCTCGAAGCGGCCCTGTCGGTCGCGAACGGTGAGCTTGGCTCCGCGAAGGTGGCGGTGCACGATGCCGAGGCCGAGCTGAAGCGTGCCGAGGCGGACGTGGAGCAGGTGGCATCGCGCATTGAACGGGATGAGGCAAAGCTCAACAGCGGGACGGGTCTGTCCAAGGACCTCGTTGCATTGCAGAAGGACATCGCTTCCCTGAACAAGCGGCGCTCGGACCTGGAGGACGTCGAGCTCGAGGTTCTGGAGCGGCTCGACTCGCTCCGGGCAACGCAGGCAAAACAGCAGGCAATCGTGGACGACATCCAGGGATCCTTTGGCAGCATCCGCGCCGAGCTGGATGCAGCCCTGGCCGAAGTTGAGGCCGAAGCCGGTGGACTCCGAACCCAGCGCGCCGAGTTCGCTGCCGCGCTCGACGCCGGGATGCTGGCCGTGTACGAAAAGACCCTTGCCAAGCGCGGGGTGGGTGCGGCCCGACTGTTCCACGGCACGTCCGAAGCCTCGGGAATGAAGCTGAGCCCCGGTGACCTCGCCGAGATCAAAGCAGCTCCCGCCGACGACATCGTCTTCTGCCCTGACTCCGGCGCCATCCTGGTCCGTTCCGAAGAGTGGGCCTGA